A window of the Salarias fasciatus chromosome 7, fSalaFa1.1, whole genome shotgun sequence genome harbors these coding sequences:
- the LOC115392001 gene encoding ras-related and estrogen-regulated growth inhibitor-like protein — translation MEANIVVLGTESVGKSALTVRLLTRRFIGEYGDIESIYSHSFILDGREVTLNIWDAPYSEDFSAETPLFEKKVRWADGYVLIYSICDRASFNSVSRLVHTIKSTKDCPGADKTPIVIVGNKRDLHHRRTVLSEEGRLLALNADCHFYEVSAAENYHSVLMVFHGLVDRMKDAKPTAKRPLRFKGIVKSMSAVFARRRTDSF, via the exons ATGGAAGCCAACATTGTAGTTTTGGGCACAGAGAGCGTCGGAAAATCAG CTCTGACTGTGCGCCTGCTGACCAGGAGATTCATTGGAGAGTATGGAGATATTG aatCCATCTACAGCCACAGTTTCATTCTGGATGGGAGAGAGGTCACACTGAATATCTGGGATGCTCCTTATTCTGAG GACTTCTCCGCCGAGACGCCGCTCTTTGAGAAGAAGGTCCGGTGGGCGGACGGCTACGTCCTGATCTACAGCATCTGCGACCGGGCCAGCTTCAACAGCGTCAGCAGGCTCGTCCACACCATCAAGTCCACCAAAGACTGCCCCGGCGCCGACAAGACGCCCATCGTGATCGTGGGAAACAAGCGGGACCTGCACCACCGGCGGACGGTGCTGAGCGAGGAGGGCCGCCTGCTGGCCCTCAACGCCGACTGCCACTTCTACGAGGTGTCGGCGGCCGAGAACTACCACAGCGTGCTCATGGTGTTTCACGGCCTGGTGGACAGGATGAAGGACGCCAAGCCGACAGCCAAGAGGCCCCTGAGGTTCAAGGGCATCGTGAAAAGCATGTCTGCCGTGTTCGCCAGGAGACGGACGGACTCGTTTTAG